The nucleotide sequence GCATTATCGTGCCAAAATTTAGATGAAAGAGTTGCAGATGCCCATTAAAGAAttcatgaaacataggcataagatcatctttcacaatatgccaacatttcttatagaattctgCCAGAAACTCATCTGGTCCTAGAGCTTTATTCGGTTTCATTTGAGCGATCGCCTCAAAAACCACCTTCTCCATAAAAGGTGCAGATAAAATCTCATTCTCATCTGATGAGTGTTATTTTTACACTCCTCTAACCTGAGTTTAAACCAAAATATTTCATAAAACCGAAATATTCGCTCGgatattgctactaatgactaatAAATGTTGAGGTTTCAAAATATCCAATCTTTATTTTGTTTCCACGCGAAATAGGGTATTTATGGACAAAATCAAGCCAATACATGGAAATGGGTAAAGTGGAGATAGCGGAGATCAAGTGGGAGGCTaatacgtctctaacatatctataatttaccctaaaaacatatctatattttttattgtttcattctATATATTATCTTGTTTGCTTTATATGTCATTTTTTGTGAACAAACCTATTAACTTAGTGACCAATGCCAGTTTCTGCTATTTGCCTATTTCTTTGTTTCGTAGAAaaaccataccaaacgaagtccaaacatgatgagACTTTATAGTGATCTTTTCTGAACCAGAAGAGACCCAACTTCGGGGAAAAGCCAGAAGACACATGAGGGAGCGGCAAGCTCGAGCACATCCATGGACGGAGTGCGCGAGATCAACACATGGCTTATCTCCCAACGGAGAGAAGGGTCTCCTCGGCGCCACACCTCCCGCGAGAATGACCTATCCAACAAGCTAAGGCTTGGTTGGACGGCGGCGTTGATCGACGCCACCATCGTTGTCAGCGCTCACGGTGGTGGGGGTAACACTGCCACCGCCCATGGAATCTAGGGCTAGGCATTTCGTTGCAGGAGAGAAATAGGGAATTCTACCCATAACAACGCAATGACGGGCAGCTCTATCTCACCCGTGCCTGACTAGGGAGGCCCACCCGCAGGTCAAAACCACTGTTGACTAGTGCCACATCAGCAGCAAGTCGATACAAACCACCCAGGGTGTTTTTTGTCTATTATGGGCCTGTTTAGGGGGTGAAGGGAGCAGAACAATAGATTAGGGGTAATGTGAACCATCAACTTTATTCACGGTAATAAAATGGACCTTTTTCTATTATATATAGGAGGGTATAATGAATTTCTTATCTGATATTTTATATGCCTACTAGTAGAACGCTCGTGCGTTGCTATGGGCTATAAtacataaataaataaacaaacaaATTAATTGTACATGTTGCGAGCGCATTGTGACAGTTATCCATGTTGGCAACCGGTGCTCGCCATGTCACTAAGAGCCCATTGACCGTTCTTGCCCACGAGCGCTTTCAAAATGATTTGATGCGATTAACTAcctgcttaattaattaattaatgaccTCCTAATTCTCTCCATGCCTAATTAACTGTCAACCAAATTAGTTAATTTCTATAAGACCTACCAAGTATTGTAGGACATATTTCATTAACAAATTTCATGACTTTTGAATGGGCATACTTTATTTCAGAATGTAGCCTACCTGTCTCTCTATATGGCTAACAAGAAATATAATATAACCGTGTTCACGAACATCTGTACAAGGCGGTCCGACGGCACGTTTTCCACCACGGCCATCCTTGATATCGTGCTCCATGCCCTGGCATTCTTAAGCATCACATCAACGACAGGCCCGACCACAACATTTTTCATGGTGTCGCGCACGGCGTCCCTCCTCAGGGGCGCGTGGATGCGTACAAAGAAAAAGGATAATgtatgttatttttgttgcattagGAAACTTGCGGTTGTTAATTAATACTCcttccattcctaaatatatgtcttttaagatattttaatatagactacatatagatgtatatagacaaattttagaatgtagattcgctcattttgctccaAATGTACTACATATttgaatccctaaaaagacttatatttaggaacagagtgaGTATTGCCAATAGTACCACCTGACACTAGGCAATAAATATTGGAGAATTACAATTCGGAAATAAAAACATAGTATGAGATAACTCCGCAATTACCTGCTTCCATTCGTATTTATTTTGCCACCAAATTTTgtaaacttggtcactcggcgatccataattcctatcggatgctcagaccatgacgcctaaccgtctggagggtacacagtcctcaaaggtaacaagcgtcggttccacacaggaacaatctcttcagtgatgctcaatcactttgggtttgtaggtgtttgggtttgggatttgggttttccttacttgatgattttcgctcaaagtcctcggaggatgggatgctctcaatgacaagtgtcggtttttCGCGGAGCAGCCAagctagctagtggttgtagggggcggctatttatagcctagggagcagcccgacatgataaaacataaatgtcctttaatgatatgaccgttaggtggaagaTATTTTTTGACAGCTGGtgtgtagcacagcaacggtcggatatgtGAGGTTCTAATTCctgagggctatcatgttcctcactgtgtaggcaatccacactggcgaattcctaactcctcagtcagaacaaattcctcagaggccAGAAGATTTtcatctctgtcactaaagaaattgactgaactgatatgagatttccaatggcttcactcgaaaggattgagtaggtgtaggattttgagatgagcatcacttggaaatcagtttccttagtattacctcgaccccctttaacagtatgatgtttcctatgactcaagaaagagaaaatgaaactacgaaaacaaaagtcttcacgcttcataatcctcgcatgaatatccaagtcttcacggtcacatcaatttcttcactttcaaaatcttcaggaggaccaaagtcttcagctgaagacatacatttttaggggtcgattttcatcataaatatcaaactcctcatcgacttatagaggctgtgtacactcacaaatatattagtcccttaacctataaatcttcaatacaccaaaatcactaaggggcactagatgcacttacagtctccaTGATCAAACTCATTTCTTCCTCATAAGTCCCGCCATATACGGACACCAAATGTGCACCCAGTAGGATCCTCAAAATTAAACATTCTAGACAATCTGGGCTCCCCCAAATACAAACCATATGTGGGGGAGAAATATGGATGTTCGGACTATCCACTATGTTATCTCAAACACGCGGGTCCAACACAAAACCCCACCTCACAACGAACACTTTCCTTTTCCTATCGGAGCCTCCCCTTCCTACTCGGTTTCCCTCTGTAGCAGGACATTTCTTGCTTGTTCTCTCTCCTTCTTATTCTTAGAAGACTCTCCCTTTCTACTATAGCATGAACCACCTGGCCAATATAGTGTCGTGTTGTCCTCGCCCGCCGAACGGCGACCGTCAGCACGTGGACATCCTGTAGAGCATGGTCGCTATCCATCTTGGTGAACGCTTCGTCGCCCATGTCGCGAGCGCATTGTGACCGTTGTCCATGTTGGCAAGCGGTGCTCGACCATGTCACTAAGAGCCCGTTGATCGTCCTTGCCCACGAGCGCTTTCAAAATGTTAACTACATGCTTAATTCATTAATTAATGACCTACCTAATTCTATCCATGCCTAATTAACTGTCAACCAAATTAGTTAATTTCTACAAGACCTACCAAGTATTGTAGGACACATTTTATTAACGAATTTCATGACTTTTGAATGGTCATACTTTATTTCAGAATGTAGCCTACATGTCTCTCTGTATGACTGAGAAGAAATATAATATAACCGCGTTCGCGAACGTCTGTACACGGCGGTCCGACGACCCGTCTTCCACCACGGCCGTCCTTGATGTCGTGCTCCACGCCCTGGCATTCTTAAGCATCACATCAACGACAGGCCCTACCATGACGTTTTTCATGGTGTCGCGCACGGCATCCCTCCTCAGGGGCGCGTGGATGCATACACCATAAGAAAAAAAGATAATGtatgttattgttgttgcatcagGAAACTTGCAATTGTCAATTaatactccatccattcctaaatgtaagtcttttaagatatttcaatatagactacatacaaatgtatatagataaattttagaatgtagattcgcTCATTTTATTCCATATGTACTACATATttgaatctttaaaaagacttatatttaggaacatagtGAGTATTGCCAATAGTACCACCTCATACTAGGCAATAAATATTGGAGAATTACAATTCGAAAAAAAAACATAGTAGGATATAACTCCGCAATTACCTGCTTCCATTCGTATTTATTTTGCCACCAAATTTGTAAACTTTTCTAAAAAGGAGAAAAATAACCTTTGACTTATGCGCATTGAGCTGTCCTTTAATGAGGGTTCATATTATGGAAAGGTAATAAATAATTTCGATTATATTGCTCGATGCTTACTGCCCAGCCGGGATCTCTCTTctctccacctctctctctctctctacatatACGGGTCATGTTATGTGCTGTTTGCTAGCAAGTATATTTCTCATCGACAACCAAAGAGATCGACAGCCGGGTGTGCTATGGACAAGCACACGATTCGCATCCTTGCACTAGCTCTACTGTCTCTACATCTCGTATGCTCTGCTACCGTTGCTCAATGTAAGCACACCAATCGGGTTCAATTTTTCACTCATCGAAGTATGTACGTATGTAGTACTATACCCAGTGAATGtcgccttttttcttctttttttggtctAAATAATCTGTTGCGCATTTATTTATTCCGCTCTAAAATATATTATTGCATAATAATTGTTCGTTTGTCATTCCATAGGTCGAACCATGGCTGACACGGATAGCGAGAAGATCAATTTACCAAACGGGCTATGCCATAAGGTAGCTCCGTATCGATGCGTCAACGAGTGCTTCTGTTGCTTGGTAGATGACTGGTGCTACTCGACAATGGATGAGTGCGCGATAAAGTGTAAATGATCCTCGTCTTTTTCAGAAGACATACTAGCTAGTGGCGATGGCATCCCCTCCATTACCTGCTCCTTAATTTCGCAGCCTAGTCAAATTGGCTTACATGCATATTTACTTGTCCCGAGAAACAAATAATGCCTGATATAGTATTTGGTTTGCAATAAGATTGAGTAATACTCTAGCAATTGTCGCCGAGTATTTGGTTCGGCAAAAGAATGGAATTCCAATAGAATCTCTTTGTAATTTGACGAGAAAAGTGCCAAATAGAATGCCTGATATATACTTGGTTTGCAATAAGATCAAGTAATACTCTAGCAATTGTCGCTGAGTATTTGGTTCGGCAAAAGAAGGGAATTCCAATAGAATCTCTTTGTAATTTGACGAGAAAAGTGCCAAAAGTATGAATTTGTACCAAGTGTAGTTTGCCCCACTAACAATAGTGTCTACGGCTCTACGCCAACCCTTGTCTCTAGGACGACATTGTCGTAGGGGCGGCGCCGTCATCAAACCCATTAACATGCATGGAAGGTGCGTTTGCTCGCATGGTCCACGTGGCAATCTCATATCTAAAATATGAGCCTCGAACTTTCAGTGAACTTCGATTCATCAACATCTTCTCATATAGTATTTGCTAGTGTTTGCCCATCACGATGGATCATGGGGCAACCTTCCACACCACACTGCAAAACAACTAAAACTCTCCTCTACCGGTTAAACTTCTCCCACATGAGGAGCTTATTAGCATCGTTTGCACGGACGATGTACATCGATAGGAAAAATTATTTATGTCCAATGCTATCTTCATAGCGAATCAAAACTGGTTCACTGGGGTAATTAATTGCCCCGGACGGTGACCTGCCATTGTTGACAAAAAAACACTAACTACTTacgtagtactcccttcgttcggaaatacttgtcggagaaatggacaagtattttcggacggagggagtactacgacGGGGCAAACTCAGCCATGACCTACCTATCTTTTTGTGTGGTGTCCGGGCATGGATCCACACATCGCTAGCTGAAACACACAAACTAACCCAGGAAAAAAAAACGTGCGTGAATCTTAAAGTGACAATCAAAGGCCAAAAAATCGACTGGACTAAGATTTATTTTCAGGCAACTTGCATGTAGCTAAAGTGAGAAAGAAAATAGTCTTAGCACCAAGTCTTTTTATTTCAAGAAGAAAACCTTCGGATATCACGGCTTCAGGAAATACCACCAAATCATCTCCCCGTCGCATCAAAGTAGGGATAGTAGCTGCCTTTTCCAGGGCAAAAAAACAAGTTAGGCTATCCGAGATTTGCTCTTTTTTCCAGCTCTTTGGAGTGAAAATAAGGAGGAACTTGTGATTGGTTTTCTACAGGGAAGAGAGATACCAAGCCGGGCAACTTCCCCTACTAACTACTGAACACAAAAGCCAAGGTGACCCAAAACAATTATTTCACTTATTTCTAGTTTAAGAAGGACCTTGTGCGCGGTTCACGACTCCCGGTGCTTAGAGATGCGGTTCACTACAACAGTGGTAAGAAAAGCAAGAAAACAGGTATCAAGAGATGGAAGTGAAAGAAGAACTGTTGATCGACCGGTGGTTTGGGTCTTGCCTTTTAGGATTCGGATTCCTATTGAATTGACTTTGCATACCCTTCCTCGTTTTCGTCCATCTCCACTATTCAAAGCGCTACTGCACATAAGTCTACAATGTTGAAAGTCGAAATAAAGAAGCAGAAACGTCAAAACACTGGCAAGCCAAAGCCAACCAACCACGGGCTAATCGGTAAATTGTCCACACCATCTTAATACCATGTTTGCATCTCACTACAATGAAACATAGCGCCAAAGGGGATTTTCCAAGGGCATGGTGACCCACAAATTTCCAACCGTCCGCGGACACGGATGGGCGACTCGCGAGTACGCCATGTTGCCATCCAATCGAAACCGCATTCATTTTGACAACAACTCAAATCagccagatgaaattcatgcaaacaaggccggatttcatataaacatgacggatttcatatgAAAATGCCGGTTTTTCATATAAACACGACGGATTTTATTACATTTACATCAATTAAGCGGTGCTAGTCCGGCTCTGGAGGTATAACTAATATCTAATTTATGGACGCCCGCGGATCCTTTTGTCTTTCTCATGTCCGGCAGCCCGATCACCAGACTGTTGGGAGCCCCAGagatatatgcttcagcgcaaaggacggctcgctttcCCACCGCTCATCAGAGTGGAACCCCTCGGTTGATGCTTCAGCGggaggggaagggggcgcctcctctttcgtggagcccatgcggggttgaAGATGGTCCTCGCAAAAGAAGAACCGGGCAAGACACCGGTTGTGTATGCCGACgtcgcctcggtggtggccttcatgggccccagcggcggcggcctcccatgctctacttctcctcgatgatggtggccgACGCAGAGGCAtgggccaccgactcatcgctctccgcgcacccgacttctgtctctgCATGCATGGCTCGACTGCATGCAGGGGAGGCACGGCCACAGATAGGGCACGGGGGGCGTGGTATGATGTGACATCAtcgacggcagcgacgacgcctgtgccagcgtggagcaactcaccactcctcatcgagctagcCTAGAGCTACGAGTTGTTGAGCCACGcgtcggcttggggcggcaactagctCCAACTAGCTGCCTCGCTTGTATCcggcggaggcagtgagaggttGTGTCTTCTTTGAGCCGCCTTCAATGTGGGGCGGCGCGCTCTACAACGCCATAAATGCGGGCAACTGGCGCCGAGAGGGAAGCGTGCGAGAGGAGGGTTTGGTGGGTCAGGGCGGTCAAAAGCGGGTTTGTGATCGGTCCGAACTCCCGCAAACCTCTTCATGTTTGTCTACGGTTTGCGGACCGATACATAATCATGTTGGATGGCTTTCATGGTCCGGACAGTGCGGTGCAAACAGTTGCCGGAGGTTTGAGGGTCCGCGTTGAAGATGCGCTAACAACTCTAATCATCGCACCAAAGAGGATTGAACCTAATTGATTCTATTGTTCCAAATGTGTTGGGAACAATAACACATTTTATTAGTACCTTTGCTTAGCGAGCCAAAAGTCCACCGGGAAAAGACGGTTCTACCCCCGGGGGCCCAAAATATCAAAAGGGGGAGAGATTTCCCTGGCCGGTGGCACCACACGCGAAGCCTGACCATTTCCATTTCTGCCCCCGGTTCTTCCCCCCTCGCGCCCACCACGACGGCGGGCCGACGTcgttcccctccgccgccgccggcgcgctGACCGCCCGCCGTGTCCCCGGCCGTCCTCCTCCCCGACGCCCTCGCCTCGCTCCTCCGGTTCGCCCACCAACCTACCAACCCGGGCCCCGATCCGCGCGGAGGGAGGGGGGGAGGAGATGGCGGTGGTGCTCGCGTGGCTCAACGCCAGGGTCGTCGACCCCCTGCTGCAGGTGATCCAGAGGTGAGGCCCCCAGGCGCCCGGCTCTAGTTTCTGTTTCGTCGGCATCTGGTCGCCGGTCTTCATCGCTTCTGCTTTGGTGGTTGGCCGGTGCAGGGGCGCGGAGCCGAAGCAGCTCGCCTTCTCCGCCGCGCTCGGCGTCACCATCGGGGTCTTCCCCATCTGCGGTACGTACGTGTTTGCTCCTGGATTTTCCCTTCTTCCCATCGACCAAGCCGGACGTATTATTCAGTTTACCAACCGGGTTCAGATTCGATGGTTCATTACGCGTGGCGTGTCGGCGCAGCAATATAGGATCCGATGTGTGCGTGTGCGGCCATGGTTGACGAGAACACGGCTCAGCTCCTGGGAAACACAGGGATGCACGGCACCATGCTATGAGCCGTTCATTTACATCTCGGGGACTCCAGGCGATGTCTCTCCATTCAGATGTATTCAGTGTTTTGCCTGCTGTGGTCTCATAACTGAATCGTGCGCGTCATGTCTCCCTACCTTGTTGTCGTCAACATGGTTGGGTTTAAGATTTTACAGAGCTGAATTGTCACAAAAAAACACCTGACAAATTACAGCTAGTGGCTTAGGCAAACCCTCTTCCAAGTTGTTGAGGTTCAGTACTAGTCTGATGGCACTGGTGTGCCATACGACGTGTAGTTATTGTACGCGTTTTGGTTGTATTGCTAGTCTTTTCATGATATTTCTCAAAGCAACTTGATGTAACCTGACCCTTCATTATTGCAGGGACCACTGTTATTATCGGTGGACTTGCTGTGGCCATGTTAGGAGCTCGTTGCAATGCCGTTACTGTCATGGTTCTCAATTTAGCTGCCACTCCTCTTGAGCTAAGGTAAACACGCACTCAGCATTAAATACAGTAAATCAAATTCCATTTTATGAATTATTTATAAGAATAGTTGCTGGTTCTATGTTGATATCTGGAAATAGTTGTCGGTTCCGAGTTGATCTTGATTTATAGGCATAGTTGTTGGTTCTATGTCAATTTTTGAACTTAAATTATATGAACAGTTGTTAGTTCCATGCCAATCTTTATGTATAGGAATAGTTGTTTGCCCTCTGCCCTGCCAAAAGATACAGACTTAAGCTCTATACCACTAAACTATGTTGTTTCATTTAAATACTACTCAAACTTCGTTCTGTCATTTTCATCCACTTAAGGCCAATTTTTTGTTCTCTGTGCTATCATTTGCCCTTTCTAAAAACAAATCACATTCATTTACCTTGTATATAAAAGTGAGGGTGTACAAGACTCCACATAGCTCAAGTTGTGCTCATAAGTCATAACATGGCAGATTCGTGTGCTCAATTACCTCTTTTGGGTTTGGTAGTCTCAGATTCCTTGTTCATAGGACTTTATACGTAACATGCATTAGAGTGCTGATACCCCAAATCCGCTTTGTTGATTATGATACTTGAAAAAAAGTGGCTGGTGTTAATGCATGTGTTGTCACTAGTTGCCTTGTATGATGGTCTCAAAAAAACAGATATCCTTTTCATGACTTGTTTAATGCCAAACAAAGTTCTTCAGTAGACTAATGTATTTTCTTTAGTTTGGCTTTACAGTTGCATTGTGATAGACGTTTCAATCTAAATGATTAAATATAATTGGGGGGTAAATATTATGCCAAAATAAGCTATTTTGTAAGGAAAAAGTGGGAGGCCATGCTCTATATCTCCAGGGACTTGTTTCTTTTTTAACAGGCTTTGATCTTTGAAATTTTGCATGGATACAACTTGCGACTTCCTCTGTTAATATTTATTTAAAAAATTGGAAAATTTGTTCCCAATGGTTCGCTTATTTATTGCATTTTCATTCCCGTTGTACCTAGCACAGCAATCGTAAGCTATAAGCGATCATTTTTAATTTATTTAGAgctttttttgagagagagaaaatTTGTTCCCAATGGTCACTGATTTGTTGCATTTTCACTCCCGTTGTACCTAGTGCAGAAATTGTAAGCTATAAGCAATCATATTTTAATTTATTTAGAGCTACCAATGAACTTTCTTTTCACCGGATCCTCCCTATATCTGGTTTCAACGCATTTGGCAGTGTCGTTTCCTGATTACGTTTTCCTCAGCTTGATCATTCCTTTCTTGCGTTTGGGAGAAATAGTCACGGGCGGTGAGCACTTCCCCTTG is from Triticum aestivum cultivar Chinese Spring chromosome 1B, IWGSC CS RefSeq v2.1, whole genome shotgun sequence and encodes:
- the LOC123149354 gene encoding uncharacterized protein, which encodes MAVVLAWLNARVVDPLLQVIQRGAEPKQLAFSAALGVTIGVFPICGTTVIIGGLAVAMLGARCNAVTVMVLNLAATPLELSLIIPFLRLGEIVTGGEHFPLTSDAFKMVLTGHASKDVLLSIFHAILGWIVAAPFVMAGLYTLSVPCFKYLVGRFGVIPSSPRTPMKAVLLCPNESESESENGAVPLLVHAD